In Manis pentadactyla isolate mManPen7 chromosome 11, mManPen7.hap1, whole genome shotgun sequence, one DNA window encodes the following:
- the INF2 gene encoding inverted formin-2 isoform X5, with product MSVKEGAQRKWAALKEKLGPQDSDPTEANLESADPELCIRLLQMPSVVNYSGLRKRLESSDGGWMVQFLEQSGLDLLLEALARLSGRGVARIADALLQLTCVSCVRAVMNSQQGIEYILSNQAYVRQLSQALDTSNVMVKKQVFELLAALCIYSPEGHMLALDALDHYKTVGSQQYRFSVILNELADSDNVPYLVTLLSVVNAVILGPEDLRARAQLRSEFIGLQLLDVLTRLRDLDDADLLIQLQAFEEARAEDEEELLRVCGGINMNSHQEVFASVFHKVSCSPASAQLLSMLQGLLYLEPSRPSCQLLWEALEGLVNRAVLLASDTQECTLEEVTERLLSVKGQPRPSSLNKAHKSVQADLGQSRGSSPQNTGAPKAGVEGRQPAAALASQPVVSMQSGSHVTAPQPAALEQRAAPLPPPAPPLPGSLTVPPPPPPPPLPGLGTSFSPPTPLPGSTGTSPPPPPPLPGMGCPPPPPPLPGSSPPAVGAMEEIIVAQVDHSLGSAWVPVHRRVNPPTLRMKKLNWQKLPSNVAREHSSMWALLSSPDADLVEPDFSQIEQLFSFPEAKPKGAAAAPARREPREITFLDPKKSLNLNIFLKQFKCSNEEVTTMIRAGDTTRFDVEVLKQLLKLLPEKHEIENLRSFRDDQAKLASADQFYLLLLGIPCYQLRVECMLLCEGTAIMLDMLQPKAQLVIAACNSLLTSHQLPVFCQLILQIGNFLNYGSHTGDADGFKISTLLKLTETKSQQGRVTLLHHLLEEVEKSHPDLLQLPRDLEQPSRAAGINVEIIRSESNTNLKKLLEMEQRVTSSVPEVQEQYGERLQTSIAASQALDKVFQAIEQKKQELASYLCEDAQQLSLEDTFSTMKAFRDLFIRALKENRDRKEQAVKAEKRKRQLAQEEARGPRGEDGTPGRKGGAKQEEVCVIDALLADIRKGFQLRKTARGRGDPGWGGKAAPPDSPRSKAPAAASDPRGGLTGGSSCPTSEPVLGPAVAGQPPSRDLMDATTPSPQPTRDGPEEGRPGPLERCSSWYVDATDILTAEDPQDVRPSAGAWPVMLEDTQALKPLKFSGDKPPGATGSSQDIEGPAAPQGVCQAEADRAGKGLECAAPCGPGRDGDRDEEDTAPDSALDTSLDRSFSEDAVTDSSGSGTLPRAQGRTSKGAGKRRKKRPPKRQEGPRPRPKAK from the exons ATGTCGGTGAAGGAGGGGGCGCAGCGCAAGTGGGCGGCGCTGAAGGAGAAGCTGGGGCCGCAGGACTCGGACCCCACGGAGGCCAACCTGGAGAGCGCCGACCCCGAGCTGTGCATCCGGCTGCTGCAGATGCCCTCCGTGGTCAACTACTCGGGCCTGCGCAAGCGGCTGGAGAGCAGCGACGGTGGCTGGATGGTGCAGTTCCTGGAGCAGAGCGGCCTGGACCTGCTGCTCGAGGCCCTGGCGCGCCTGTCGGGCCGCGGCGTGGCCCGCATCGCCGACGCCCTGCTGCAGCTCACCTGTGTCAGCTGTGTGCGTGCCGTCATGAACTCGCAACAGGGCATCGAGTATATCCTCAGCAACCAGGCCTACGTGCGCCAGCTCTCCCAGG CTCTGGACACATCCAACGTGATGGTCAAGAAGCAGGTGTTTGAGCTGCTGGCTGCCCTGTGCATCTACTCGCCCGAGGGCCACATGCTGGCCCTGGACGCTCTGGACCACTACAAG ACGGTGGGCAGCCAGCAGTACCGTTTCAGTGTCATCCTGAACGAGCTCGCGGACAGCGACAATGTGCCCTACCTCGTCACGCTGCTCAGTGTGGTCAACGCCGTCATCCTGGGCCCTGAGGACCTCCGTGCACGTGCCCAGCTGCGCAGCGAGTTCATCG GGCTGCAGCTGCTGGACGTTCTGACCCGGCTGCG GGACCTGGACGATGCCGACCTGCTGATCCAGCTGCAGGCCTTTGAGGAGGCCAGGGCCGAGGACGAGGAGGAGCTGCTGCGTGTCTGCGGCGGCATCAACATGAACAGCCACCAGGAGGTCTTCGCCTCCGTGTTTCACAAG GTGAGCTGCTCCCCGGCGTCTGCCCAGCTGCTGTCCATGCTGCAGGGCCTCCTGTACCTGGAGCCCAGCCGCCCGTCCTGCCAGCTGCTCTGGGAGGCTCTGGAGGGCCTGGTGAACCGGGCCGTGCTCCTGGCCAGTGACA CCCAGGAATGCACCCTAGAGGAGGTGACCGAGCGGCTCCTGTCTGTCAAGGGGCAGCCCCGGCCCAGCTCCCTGAACAAAGCCCACAAGAGTGTCCAGGCTGATCTAGGCCAGAGTCGGGGCAGCTCCCCCCAGAATACTGGTGCCCCAAAGGCAGGGGTAGAAGGCCGGCAGCCAGCCGCAGCCCTCGCCTCCCAGCCCGTGGTCAGCATGCAGAGTGGGAGCCACGTGACAGCCCCACAGCCAGCAGCCCTGGAGCAGCGGGCAGCCCCCCTACCCCCGCCTGCACCCCCACTCCCCGGCTCCCTGACTGTGCccccccctcctccacccccacccctgccaggcCTGGGGACGTCATTTTCTCCACCCACCCCATTGCCTGGCTCTACTGGGACCTCACCCCCGCCACCTCCACCGCTCCCCGGCATGGGGtgcccccctccacccccacccctgccaggcTCCAGCCCTCCTGCAGTGGGTGCCATGGAAGAGATCATCGTGGCCCAGGTGGACCATAGCCTGGGGTCCGCCTGGGTCCCAGTCCACCGGCGGGTAAACCCACCCACGCTGCGTATGAAAAAGCTGAACTGGCAGAAGCTGCCATCCAACGTGGCTCGAG AGCACAGCTCCATGTGGGCCCTGCTGAGCAGCCCGGACGCCGACCTGGTGGAGCCCGACTTCTCCCAGATTGAGCAGCTCTTCTCCTTCCCCGAGGCCAAGCCCAAGGGGGCAGCTGCAGCCCCGGCCAGGAGGGAGCCCAGGGAG ATCACGTTCCTGGACCCCAAGAAGAGTCTGAACCTCAACATCTTCCTGAAGCAGTTTAAATG CTCCAACGAGGAGGTCACCACTATGATCCGGGCAGGCGACACCACCAGGTTTGACGTGGAGGTCCTCAAACAGCTCCTCAAGCTCCTTCCTGAGAAGCACGAG ATTGAGAACCTGCGCTCCTTCAGGGACGATCAGGCCAAGCTAGCCAGTGCTGACCAGTTCTACCTCCTCCTGCTGGGCATCCCCTG CTACCAGCTGCGGGTGGAGTGCATGCTGCTGTGCGAGGGCACGGCCATCATGCTGGACATGCTGCAGCCCAAGGCCCAGCTGGTGATCGCCGCCTGCAATA GCCTGCTCACCAGCCACCAGCTGCCTGTCTTCTGCCAGCTGATCCTGCAAATTGGAAACTTCCTCAACTAC GGCAGCCACACTGGGGACGCTGACGGCTTCAAGATCAGCACACTGCTGAAGCTCACGGAGACCAAGTCCCAGCAGGGCCGCGTGACACTACTGCATCACCTGCTGGAG GAGGTGGAGAAGAGCCACCCGGACCTCCTGCAGCTGCCCCGGGACCTGGAGCAGCCCTCCCGGGCGGCGGG GATCAACGTGGAGATCATCCGCTCAGAGTCCAATACCAACCTGAAGAAGCTTCTGGAGATGGAGCAGAGGGTGACCTCGTCCGTCCCCGAGGTGCAGGAGCAGTACGGCGAGCGCCTGCAG ACCAGCATTGCGGCCTCCCAGGCACTGGACAAGGTGTTCCAGGCCATCGAGCAGAAGAAACAGGAACTGGCCAGCTACCTGTGTGAGGACGCCCAGCAGCTGTCCCTGGAGGACACGTTCAGCACCATGAAGGCTTTCCGGGACCTCTTCATCCGCGCCCTGAAG GAGAACAGGGACCGGAAGGAGCAGGCGGTGAAGGCCGAGAAGAGGAAGCGGCAGCTGGCGCAGGAGGAGGCGCGGGGGCCCCGGGGCGAGGATGGGACGCCCG GCAGGAAGGGCGGCGCGAAGCAGGAGGAGGTGTGTGTCATCGACGCCCTGCTGGCCGACATCAGGAAGGGCTTCCAGCTGCGGAAGACGGCGCGGGGCCGAGGGGACCCAGGGTGGGGCGGCAAGGCAGCGCCCCCAGACAGCCCGAGGAGCAAGGCGCCGG CAGCCGCCAGTGACCCCCGAGGAGGCCTCACGGGAGGCAGCAGCTGCCCCACCTCTGAGCCTGTTCTGGGCCCTGCGGTGGCTGGGCAGCCCCCAAGCCGGGACCTAATGGATGCCACcacccccagccctcagcccACCAGAGACGGGCCAGAGGAGGGGAGGCCTGGGCCCCTAGAGAGGTGCTCTTCCTGGTACGTCGATGCCACTGACATCCTGACCGCAGAGGACCCCCAGGATGTCCGGCCCTCTGCAGGGGCCTGGCCGGTGATGCTGGAAGACACCCAggccctgaagcccctcaagTTCTCTGGTGACAAGCCCCCTGGGGCCACAGGTTCCAGCCAAGACATTGAGGGCCCTGCAGCCCCACAGGGCGTCTGCCAGGCCGAGGCCGACCGCGCAGGCAAGGGTCTGGAGTGTGCCGCTCCATGTGGCCCTGGCAGGGATGGAGACAGGGACGAAGAGGACACAGCCCCAGATTCTGCACTGGACACATCTCTGGACAGGTCTTTCTCCGAGGACGCCGTGACCGACTCCTCAGGGTCTGGCACTCTCCCGAGGGCCCAGGGTCGCACCTCAAAGGGGGCCGGCAAGAGAAGGAAGAAACGCCCCCCAAAGAGACAGGAAG gccccaggcccaggcccaaagCAAAGTGA
- the INF2 gene encoding inverted formin-2 isoform X3 gives MSVKEGAQRKWAALKEKLGPQDSDPTEANLESADPELCIRLLQMPSVVNYSGLRKRLESSDGGWMVQFLEQSGLDLLLEALARLSGRGVARIADALLQLTCVSCVRAVMNSQQGIEYILSNQAYVRQLSQALDTSNVMVKKQVFELLAALCIYSPEGHMLALDALDHYKTVGSQQYRFSVILNELADSDNVPYLVTLLSVVNAVILGPEDLRARAQLRSEFIGDHPPARPAGPAAPDPPVTFGGLGLRDSWMLAPGALSVRLAGQGGRRVAGPPVPALPVMDVTINGHHCVSSMMSALQRVPGILPHPMGWVLCVVGVSPGRWRGGVLARAAAGPLHPICPSAGLQLLDVLTRLRDLDDADLLIQLQAFEEARAEDEEELLRVCGGINMNSHQEVFASVFHKVSCSPASAQLLSMLQGLLYLEPSRPSCQLLWEALEGLVNRAVLLASDTQECTLEEVTERLLSVKGQPRPSSLNKAHKSVQADLGQSRGSSPQNTGAPKAGVEGRQPAAALASQPVVSMQSGSHVTAPQPAALEQRAAPLPPPAPPLPGSLTVPPPPPPPPLPGLGTSFSPPTPLPGSTGTSPPPPPPLPGMGCPPPPPPLPGSSPPAVGAMEEIIVAQVDHSLGSAWVPVHRRVNPPTLRMKKLNWQKLPSNVAREHSSMWALLSSPDADLVEPDFSQIEQLFSFPEAKPKGAAAAPARREPREITFLDPKKSLNLNIFLKQFKCSNEEVTTMIRAGDTTRFDVEVLKQLLKLLPEKHEIENLRSFRDDQAKLASADQFYLLLLGIPCYQLRVECMLLCEGTAIMLDMLQPKAQLVIAACNSLLTSHQLPVFCQLILQIGNFLNYGSHTGDADGFKISTLLKLTETKSQQGRVTLLHHLLEEVEKSHPDLLQLPRDLEQPSRAAGINVEIIRSESNTNLKKLLEMEQRVTSSVPEVQEQYGERLQTSIAASQALDKVFQAIEQKKQELASYLCEDAQQLSLEDTFSTMKAFRDLFIRALKENRDRKEQAVKAEKRKRQLAQEEARGPRGEDGTPGRKGGAKQEEVCVIDALLADIRKGFQLRKTARGRGDPGWGGKAAPPDSPRSKAPAAASDPRGGLTGGSSCPTSEPVLGPAVAGQPPSRDLMDATTPSPQPTRDGPEEGRPGPLERCSSWYVDATDILTAEDPQDVRPSAGAWPVMLEDTQALKPLKFSGDKPPGATGSSQDIEGPAAPQGVCQAEADRAGKGLECAAPCGPGRDGDRDEEDTAPDSALDTSLDRSFSEDAVTDSSGSGTLPRAQGRTSKGAGKRRKKRPPKRQEGPRPRPKAK, from the exons ATGTCGGTGAAGGAGGGGGCGCAGCGCAAGTGGGCGGCGCTGAAGGAGAAGCTGGGGCCGCAGGACTCGGACCCCACGGAGGCCAACCTGGAGAGCGCCGACCCCGAGCTGTGCATCCGGCTGCTGCAGATGCCCTCCGTGGTCAACTACTCGGGCCTGCGCAAGCGGCTGGAGAGCAGCGACGGTGGCTGGATGGTGCAGTTCCTGGAGCAGAGCGGCCTGGACCTGCTGCTCGAGGCCCTGGCGCGCCTGTCGGGCCGCGGCGTGGCCCGCATCGCCGACGCCCTGCTGCAGCTCACCTGTGTCAGCTGTGTGCGTGCCGTCATGAACTCGCAACAGGGCATCGAGTATATCCTCAGCAACCAGGCCTACGTGCGCCAGCTCTCCCAGG CTCTGGACACATCCAACGTGATGGTCAAGAAGCAGGTGTTTGAGCTGCTGGCTGCCCTGTGCATCTACTCGCCCGAGGGCCACATGCTGGCCCTGGACGCTCTGGACCACTACAAG ACGGTGGGCAGCCAGCAGTACCGTTTCAGTGTCATCCTGAACGAGCTCGCGGACAGCGACAATGTGCCCTACCTCGTCACGCTGCTCAGTGTGGTCAACGCCGTCATCCTGGGCCCTGAGGACCTCCGTGCACGTGCCCAGCTGCGCAGCGAGTTCATCGGTGACCACCCGCCAGCCCGCCCTGCCGGCCCTGCTGCGCCCGACCCCCCTGTTACCTTTGGTGGACTGGGCCTTCGGGACTCCTGGATGTTAGCCCCGGGGGCTCTCAGTGTTAGgctggctgggcagggagggaggcgggTGGCCGGACCTCCAGTTCCAGCCCTGCCAGTCATGGATGTGACCATTAATGGGCACCACTGTGTGTCCAGCATGATGTCTGCCCTCCAGAGAGTCCCTGGCATCCTGCCCCACCCCATGGGCTGGGTGCTTTGTGTGGTGGGAGTAAGTCCAgggaggtggaggggaggggtgctGGCCAGAGCAGCCGCTGGACCCCTTCACCCCATCTGTCCCTCTGCAGGGCTGCAGCTGCTGGACGTTCTGACCCGGCTGCG GGACCTGGACGATGCCGACCTGCTGATCCAGCTGCAGGCCTTTGAGGAGGCCAGGGCCGAGGACGAGGAGGAGCTGCTGCGTGTCTGCGGCGGCATCAACATGAACAGCCACCAGGAGGTCTTCGCCTCCGTGTTTCACAAG GTGAGCTGCTCCCCGGCGTCTGCCCAGCTGCTGTCCATGCTGCAGGGCCTCCTGTACCTGGAGCCCAGCCGCCCGTCCTGCCAGCTGCTCTGGGAGGCTCTGGAGGGCCTGGTGAACCGGGCCGTGCTCCTGGCCAGTGACA CCCAGGAATGCACCCTAGAGGAGGTGACCGAGCGGCTCCTGTCTGTCAAGGGGCAGCCCCGGCCCAGCTCCCTGAACAAAGCCCACAAGAGTGTCCAGGCTGATCTAGGCCAGAGTCGGGGCAGCTCCCCCCAGAATACTGGTGCCCCAAAGGCAGGGGTAGAAGGCCGGCAGCCAGCCGCAGCCCTCGCCTCCCAGCCCGTGGTCAGCATGCAGAGTGGGAGCCACGTGACAGCCCCACAGCCAGCAGCCCTGGAGCAGCGGGCAGCCCCCCTACCCCCGCCTGCACCCCCACTCCCCGGCTCCCTGACTGTGCccccccctcctccacccccacccctgccaggcCTGGGGACGTCATTTTCTCCACCCACCCCATTGCCTGGCTCTACTGGGACCTCACCCCCGCCACCTCCACCGCTCCCCGGCATGGGGtgcccccctccacccccacccctgccaggcTCCAGCCCTCCTGCAGTGGGTGCCATGGAAGAGATCATCGTGGCCCAGGTGGACCATAGCCTGGGGTCCGCCTGGGTCCCAGTCCACCGGCGGGTAAACCCACCCACGCTGCGTATGAAAAAGCTGAACTGGCAGAAGCTGCCATCCAACGTGGCTCGAG AGCACAGCTCCATGTGGGCCCTGCTGAGCAGCCCGGACGCCGACCTGGTGGAGCCCGACTTCTCCCAGATTGAGCAGCTCTTCTCCTTCCCCGAGGCCAAGCCCAAGGGGGCAGCTGCAGCCCCGGCCAGGAGGGAGCCCAGGGAG ATCACGTTCCTGGACCCCAAGAAGAGTCTGAACCTCAACATCTTCCTGAAGCAGTTTAAATG CTCCAACGAGGAGGTCACCACTATGATCCGGGCAGGCGACACCACCAGGTTTGACGTGGAGGTCCTCAAACAGCTCCTCAAGCTCCTTCCTGAGAAGCACGAG ATTGAGAACCTGCGCTCCTTCAGGGACGATCAGGCCAAGCTAGCCAGTGCTGACCAGTTCTACCTCCTCCTGCTGGGCATCCCCTG CTACCAGCTGCGGGTGGAGTGCATGCTGCTGTGCGAGGGCACGGCCATCATGCTGGACATGCTGCAGCCCAAGGCCCAGCTGGTGATCGCCGCCTGCAATA GCCTGCTCACCAGCCACCAGCTGCCTGTCTTCTGCCAGCTGATCCTGCAAATTGGAAACTTCCTCAACTAC GGCAGCCACACTGGGGACGCTGACGGCTTCAAGATCAGCACACTGCTGAAGCTCACGGAGACCAAGTCCCAGCAGGGCCGCGTGACACTACTGCATCACCTGCTGGAG GAGGTGGAGAAGAGCCACCCGGACCTCCTGCAGCTGCCCCGGGACCTGGAGCAGCCCTCCCGGGCGGCGGG GATCAACGTGGAGATCATCCGCTCAGAGTCCAATACCAACCTGAAGAAGCTTCTGGAGATGGAGCAGAGGGTGACCTCGTCCGTCCCCGAGGTGCAGGAGCAGTACGGCGAGCGCCTGCAG ACCAGCATTGCGGCCTCCCAGGCACTGGACAAGGTGTTCCAGGCCATCGAGCAGAAGAAACAGGAACTGGCCAGCTACCTGTGTGAGGACGCCCAGCAGCTGTCCCTGGAGGACACGTTCAGCACCATGAAGGCTTTCCGGGACCTCTTCATCCGCGCCCTGAAG GAGAACAGGGACCGGAAGGAGCAGGCGGTGAAGGCCGAGAAGAGGAAGCGGCAGCTGGCGCAGGAGGAGGCGCGGGGGCCCCGGGGCGAGGATGGGACGCCCG GCAGGAAGGGCGGCGCGAAGCAGGAGGAGGTGTGTGTCATCGACGCCCTGCTGGCCGACATCAGGAAGGGCTTCCAGCTGCGGAAGACGGCGCGGGGCCGAGGGGACCCAGGGTGGGGCGGCAAGGCAGCGCCCCCAGACAGCCCGAGGAGCAAGGCGCCGG CAGCCGCCAGTGACCCCCGAGGAGGCCTCACGGGAGGCAGCAGCTGCCCCACCTCTGAGCCTGTTCTGGGCCCTGCGGTGGCTGGGCAGCCCCCAAGCCGGGACCTAATGGATGCCACcacccccagccctcagcccACCAGAGACGGGCCAGAGGAGGGGAGGCCTGGGCCCCTAGAGAGGTGCTCTTCCTGGTACGTCGATGCCACTGACATCCTGACCGCAGAGGACCCCCAGGATGTCCGGCCCTCTGCAGGGGCCTGGCCGGTGATGCTGGAAGACACCCAggccctgaagcccctcaagTTCTCTGGTGACAAGCCCCCTGGGGCCACAGGTTCCAGCCAAGACATTGAGGGCCCTGCAGCCCCACAGGGCGTCTGCCAGGCCGAGGCCGACCGCGCAGGCAAGGGTCTGGAGTGTGCCGCTCCATGTGGCCCTGGCAGGGATGGAGACAGGGACGAAGAGGACACAGCCCCAGATTCTGCACTGGACACATCTCTGGACAGGTCTTTCTCCGAGGACGCCGTGACCGACTCCTCAGGGTCTGGCACTCTCCCGAGGGCCCAGGGTCGCACCTCAAAGGGGGCCGGCAAGAGAAGGAAGAAACGCCCCCCAAAGAGACAGGAAG gccccaggcccaggcccaaagCAAAGTGA
- the INF2 gene encoding inverted formin-2 isoform X4: protein MSVKEGAQRKWAALKEKLGPQDSDPTEANLESADPELCIRLLQMPSVVNYSGLRKRLESSDGGWMVQFLEQSGLDLLLEALARLSGRGVARIADALLQLTCVSCVRAVMNSQQGIEYILSNQAYVRQLSQALDTSNVMVKKQVFELLAALCIYSPEGHMLALDALDHYKTVGSQQYRFSVILNELADSDNVPYLVTLLSVVNAVILGPEDLRARAQLRSEFIGLQLLDVLTRLRDLDDADLLIQLQAFEEARAEDEEELLRVCGGINMNSHQEVFASVFHKVSCSPASAQLLSMLQGLLYLEPSRPSCQLLWEALEGLVNRAVLLASDTQECTLEEVTERLLSVKGQPRPSSLNKAHKSVQADLGQSRGSSPQNTGAPKAGVEGRQPAAALASQPVVSMQSGSHVTAPQPAALEQRAAPLPPPAPPLPGSLTVPPPPPPPPLPGLGTSFSPPTPLPGSTGTSPPPPPPLPGMGCPPPPPPLPGSSPPAVGAMEEIIVAQVDHSLGSAWVPVHRRVNPPTLRMKKLNWQKLPSNVAREHSSMWALLSSPDADLVEPDFSQIEQLFSFPEAKPKGAAAAPARREPREITFLDPKKSLNLNIFLKQFKCSNEEVTTMIRAGDTTRFDVEVLKQLLKLLPEKHEIENLRSFRDDQAKLASADQFYLLLLGIPCYQLRVECMLLCEGTAIMLDMLQPKAQLVIAACNSLLTSHQLPVFCQLILQIGNFLNYGSHTGDADGFKISTLLKLTETKSQQGRVTLLHHLLEEVEKSHPDLLQLPRDLEQPSRAAGINVEIIRSESNTNLKKLLEMEQRVTSSVPEVQEQYGERLQTSIAASQALDKVFQAIEQKKQELASYLCEDAQQLSLEDTFSTMKAFRDLFIRALKENRDRKEQAVKAEKRKRQLAQEEARGPRGEDGTPGRKGGAKQEEVCVIDALLADIRKGFQLRKTARGRGDPGWGGKAAPPDSPRSKAPAAASDPRGGLTGGSSCPTSEPVLGPAVAGQPPSRDLMDATTPSPQPTRDGPEEGRPGPLERCSSWYVDATDILTAEDPQDVRPSAGAWPVMLEDTQALKPLKFSGDKPPGATGSSQDIEGPAAPQGVCQAEADRAGKGLECAAPCGPGRDGDRDEEDTAPDSALDTSLDRSFSEDAVTDSSGSGTLPRAQGRTSKGAGKRRKKRPPKRQEEVAPDSDGNKTKSLCVTQ from the exons ATGTCGGTGAAGGAGGGGGCGCAGCGCAAGTGGGCGGCGCTGAAGGAGAAGCTGGGGCCGCAGGACTCGGACCCCACGGAGGCCAACCTGGAGAGCGCCGACCCCGAGCTGTGCATCCGGCTGCTGCAGATGCCCTCCGTGGTCAACTACTCGGGCCTGCGCAAGCGGCTGGAGAGCAGCGACGGTGGCTGGATGGTGCAGTTCCTGGAGCAGAGCGGCCTGGACCTGCTGCTCGAGGCCCTGGCGCGCCTGTCGGGCCGCGGCGTGGCCCGCATCGCCGACGCCCTGCTGCAGCTCACCTGTGTCAGCTGTGTGCGTGCCGTCATGAACTCGCAACAGGGCATCGAGTATATCCTCAGCAACCAGGCCTACGTGCGCCAGCTCTCCCAGG CTCTGGACACATCCAACGTGATGGTCAAGAAGCAGGTGTTTGAGCTGCTGGCTGCCCTGTGCATCTACTCGCCCGAGGGCCACATGCTGGCCCTGGACGCTCTGGACCACTACAAG ACGGTGGGCAGCCAGCAGTACCGTTTCAGTGTCATCCTGAACGAGCTCGCGGACAGCGACAATGTGCCCTACCTCGTCACGCTGCTCAGTGTGGTCAACGCCGTCATCCTGGGCCCTGAGGACCTCCGTGCACGTGCCCAGCTGCGCAGCGAGTTCATCG GGCTGCAGCTGCTGGACGTTCTGACCCGGCTGCG GGACCTGGACGATGCCGACCTGCTGATCCAGCTGCAGGCCTTTGAGGAGGCCAGGGCCGAGGACGAGGAGGAGCTGCTGCGTGTCTGCGGCGGCATCAACATGAACAGCCACCAGGAGGTCTTCGCCTCCGTGTTTCACAAG GTGAGCTGCTCCCCGGCGTCTGCCCAGCTGCTGTCCATGCTGCAGGGCCTCCTGTACCTGGAGCCCAGCCGCCCGTCCTGCCAGCTGCTCTGGGAGGCTCTGGAGGGCCTGGTGAACCGGGCCGTGCTCCTGGCCAGTGACA CCCAGGAATGCACCCTAGAGGAGGTGACCGAGCGGCTCCTGTCTGTCAAGGGGCAGCCCCGGCCCAGCTCCCTGAACAAAGCCCACAAGAGTGTCCAGGCTGATCTAGGCCAGAGTCGGGGCAGCTCCCCCCAGAATACTGGTGCCCCAAAGGCAGGGGTAGAAGGCCGGCAGCCAGCCGCAGCCCTCGCCTCCCAGCCCGTGGTCAGCATGCAGAGTGGGAGCCACGTGACAGCCCCACAGCCAGCAGCCCTGGAGCAGCGGGCAGCCCCCCTACCCCCGCCTGCACCCCCACTCCCCGGCTCCCTGACTGTGCccccccctcctccacccccacccctgccaggcCTGGGGACGTCATTTTCTCCACCCACCCCATTGCCTGGCTCTACTGGGACCTCACCCCCGCCACCTCCACCGCTCCCCGGCATGGGGtgcccccctccacccccacccctgccaggcTCCAGCCCTCCTGCAGTGGGTGCCATGGAAGAGATCATCGTGGCCCAGGTGGACCATAGCCTGGGGTCCGCCTGGGTCCCAGTCCACCGGCGGGTAAACCCACCCACGCTGCGTATGAAAAAGCTGAACTGGCAGAAGCTGCCATCCAACGTGGCTCGAG AGCACAGCTCCATGTGGGCCCTGCTGAGCAGCCCGGACGCCGACCTGGTGGAGCCCGACTTCTCCCAGATTGAGCAGCTCTTCTCCTTCCCCGAGGCCAAGCCCAAGGGGGCAGCTGCAGCCCCGGCCAGGAGGGAGCCCAGGGAG ATCACGTTCCTGGACCCCAAGAAGAGTCTGAACCTCAACATCTTCCTGAAGCAGTTTAAATG CTCCAACGAGGAGGTCACCACTATGATCCGGGCAGGCGACACCACCAGGTTTGACGTGGAGGTCCTCAAACAGCTCCTCAAGCTCCTTCCTGAGAAGCACGAG ATTGAGAACCTGCGCTCCTTCAGGGACGATCAGGCCAAGCTAGCCAGTGCTGACCAGTTCTACCTCCTCCTGCTGGGCATCCCCTG CTACCAGCTGCGGGTGGAGTGCATGCTGCTGTGCGAGGGCACGGCCATCATGCTGGACATGCTGCAGCCCAAGGCCCAGCTGGTGATCGCCGCCTGCAATA GCCTGCTCACCAGCCACCAGCTGCCTGTCTTCTGCCAGCTGATCCTGCAAATTGGAAACTTCCTCAACTAC GGCAGCCACACTGGGGACGCTGACGGCTTCAAGATCAGCACACTGCTGAAGCTCACGGAGACCAAGTCCCAGCAGGGCCGCGTGACACTACTGCATCACCTGCTGGAG GAGGTGGAGAAGAGCCACCCGGACCTCCTGCAGCTGCCCCGGGACCTGGAGCAGCCCTCCCGGGCGGCGGG GATCAACGTGGAGATCATCCGCTCAGAGTCCAATACCAACCTGAAGAAGCTTCTGGAGATGGAGCAGAGGGTGACCTCGTCCGTCCCCGAGGTGCAGGAGCAGTACGGCGAGCGCCTGCAG ACCAGCATTGCGGCCTCCCAGGCACTGGACAAGGTGTTCCAGGCCATCGAGCAGAAGAAACAGGAACTGGCCAGCTACCTGTGTGAGGACGCCCAGCAGCTGTCCCTGGAGGACACGTTCAGCACCATGAAGGCTTTCCGGGACCTCTTCATCCGCGCCCTGAAG GAGAACAGGGACCGGAAGGAGCAGGCGGTGAAGGCCGAGAAGAGGAAGCGGCAGCTGGCGCAGGAGGAGGCGCGGGGGCCCCGGGGCGAGGATGGGACGCCCG GCAGGAAGGGCGGCGCGAAGCAGGAGGAGGTGTGTGTCATCGACGCCCTGCTGGCCGACATCAGGAAGGGCTTCCAGCTGCGGAAGACGGCGCGGGGCCGAGGGGACCCAGGGTGGGGCGGCAAGGCAGCGCCCCCAGACAGCCCGAGGAGCAAGGCGCCGG CAGCCGCCAGTGACCCCCGAGGAGGCCTCACGGGAGGCAGCAGCTGCCCCACCTCTGAGCCTGTTCTGGGCCCTGCGGTGGCTGGGCAGCCCCCAAGCCGGGACCTAATGGATGCCACcacccccagccctcagcccACCAGAGACGGGCCAGAGGAGGGGAGGCCTGGGCCCCTAGAGAGGTGCTCTTCCTGGTACGTCGATGCCACTGACATCCTGACCGCAGAGGACCCCCAGGATGTCCGGCCCTCTGCAGGGGCCTGGCCGGTGATGCTGGAAGACACCCAggccctgaagcccctcaagTTCTCTGGTGACAAGCCCCCTGGGGCCACAGGTTCCAGCCAAGACATTGAGGGCCCTGCAGCCCCACAGGGCGTCTGCCAGGCCGAGGCCGACCGCGCAGGCAAGGGTCTGGAGTGTGCCGCTCCATGTGGCCCTGGCAGGGATGGAGACAGGGACGAAGAGGACACAGCCCCAGATTCTGCACTGGACACATCTCTGGACAGGTCTTTCTCCGAGGACGCCGTGACCGACTCCTCAGGGTCTGGCACTCTCCCGAGGGCCCAGGGTCGCACCTCAAAGGGGGCCGGCAAGAGAAGGAAGAAACGCCCCCCAAAGAGACAGGAAG AGGTTGCCCCTGACTCTGACggtaataaaacaaaaagcctGTGTGTGACCCAGTAA